Genomic DNA from Erythrobacter aureus:
GAAACTGCGCCGCACGCTCGCCCTGGTCCGTTCGCGCAGGCGTTCATCTGCGGTTGGATAGCCGGGCGAACCGATGGTGCGAGCGAGCATGATGCCATGTTCGACCAGCGCCTCTTCCTCGGTGGTTTTGGGCCGTGTGACCAGGGCCTTCAGCGCTTCGGGTTTCGCGGGCGGCAGCTTGGGATTGCCGGTGGACGAGAAAATCGAGGTGAGCGAGAGGCATTTGTCCGCGTGGCGCGAGGCGAAATGCTGCGCGATCATTCCCCCCATGCTCGCCCCGACGATATGGGCCTTGGCGATTCCCAGTGCGTCGAGCAGGCCCGCCCCGTCATCGGCCATATCGGCTAGCGTATAAGGCACTTTGGGCGTGAGGCCGATCTTGGACAGCAGAGTCATCTTGACGAGGCCGGGCGCCTTCACACCGTCGAACTTGTGACTGAGTCCGATATCGCGATTGTCGTAGCGAATGACACGAAAGCCGTGGTTGGCAAGCGCCTCCACCAGCTCGTCGGGCCATAATGTCAGTTGCGCGCCGAAGCCCATGATCAGCAATATCGGCGGATTGGCCTCGTCGCCATGGGCCTCGTAATGAATCTCGATTTCGTTCGCTGTCACCTTGGGCAAACCGCGTCTCCCTCTACCCGTTTCCCGCAAACTCACCGGAATTGCCGAGGATTGTCCATCGCGAAATCGGGAGAAGGGTAAAACTATGGTAACCGCCGGGTAAAAGCGCGCGCGAATATGTCGTTCGGATACAAGCGCGCCTGGCGTTCGCGGTCCATCTTGATTGCGGTCGCAAACCGACAGCAACAGGACACGCCATGGTCGATCGTAGACGCGAAGGGCGCACGCTCACACAGGAATTCGTGCGCATCACCATCGCCGGTATCGGCCTGCGCTGCGCCATGCGCAATCTATCGCCGTCCGGCTGCATGGTCGAATGCCCCGATCTCACACCCAGGATCGGCGCGCCGGTCGAGCTGGCGCTTCTGCCGGAATACATCGCTCAGGGCCAAGTCGCTTGGCAATTGGGCGAAAGCATCGGCATCTTTTTTCTCGAACCGATCGACGCCCATGTCGTCCGCCATTACGCATCCGATCAATGGTCGCCGCGCGGCGACTGGTCTTTCGGCGGATGGGCCTTGCCGAGAAGTTAGGTTCCATGCAGGAAATCCGTCTTTCCCGGCCGGATTTGACGCATTTTTACAATACGAAGGCTTGTGACCGGAGGACCCTGATAACCGGGCATAATGCTCGGGTCGCTGGGGTCATCAACAAATGGAACGGCGTAGGCACAAACGCTTCAATACGAATAAGGAAATTCTGGTCTCGGTGAACGATGCCGTGATGCGGGGCCGGATGCTGAACCTTTCGGATGACGGCTGCATGATCGCTTGCGACAGCAAGAGCGCATCGAGGGGCCGGAAAGTGACGGTCACGCTGATCGACAGGGTTTGTGTCGAAGGCGAGATCATATGGGCCAATAATCGCAGGATCGGCGTTACATTCTATCGCAAGCTCGATGCGGTGACCGTTCGCTATTTTCAAATCGACAATATCGCACTCGGCGACAGCCAGCCCCTTGCAGACCAATTCGGGCGCGATATGCCGCCGATGCGGCCCAACCGGGACTTGGATTGAGCCGGGCGACCGTGGCGGAGTCCACCGATGCCGCCGCCCACCCTCACGGGACGAGCACGGTGTCGCGCGCGACAGGGTCGGTCTGCGGATAATCCATGATGAAATGCAGCCCCCGGCTTTCGTGCCGCTTCAGCGCGCTCCTCACGATCAGGGCAGCGCATTCGAGCAGATTGCGTAGCTCGATCAGATCGGTGGTGACCCGGAAGCTGCCGTAATAGTCTTCCACTTCCTGCCGAAGCATCTCGATCCGATTGCCTGCGCGTTCGAGCCGCTTGGTCGTGCGCACGATGCCGACATAATTCCACATGAACCGCCGGATCTCGGTCCAGTTCTGCTTGATGACCACCTCTTCGTCGGAATCGGTGACCCTGCTTTCATCCCATGGCAGGATTGCGGGTGGATCGTCGAGCTGGTCCCAGCATTCGAGAATGTCCTTGGCCGCCGCTTCGCCGAAAACGAAGCATTCGAGCAGGCTGTTCGACGCCAGCCTGTTGGCCCCGTGCAGGCCGCTTTCGGTGCATTCGCCTGCCGCCCACAGACCGGGTAAATCGGTCTTCGCGTCGAGCCCGATCTTCACCCCGCCGCATGTGTAGTGCTGTGCGGGGACGACTGGGATGGGATCTTTGGTCATGTCGATCCCGAGCCCGAGAAGTTTCTCGTGAATTGTCGGGAAATGCTCGACCACGAATTCGGGCGATCGATGGCTGATGTCGAGATGGACATAGTCCAGCCCGTATCGCTTGATCTGATCGTCATTCGCACGCGCGACGATATCGCGCGGCGCCAGCTCCATGCGCTCGGGATCGTATTGCTCCATGTAGCGCTCGCCGGTGACGGGATTGAACAGCCGCCCGCCTTCGCCGCGCACCGCCTCGGTAATGAGGAAGTTCTTGACCTCGAGATTGTAAAGGCAAGTCGGGTGGAACTGCATCATCTCCATGTTCGACACCCGCGCCCCGGCACGCCAGGCCATGGCGATCCCGTCGCCCGTCGCGCCGCGGGGAGAGGTGCTGAACAGATAGACGCGCCCCGCGCCGCCCG
This window encodes:
- a CDS encoding alpha/beta fold hydrolase — translated: MTANEIEIHYEAHGDEANPPILLIMGFGAQLTLWPDELVEALANHGFRVIRYDNRDIGLSHKFDGVKAPGLVKMTLLSKIGLTPKVPYTLADMADDGAGLLDALGIAKAHIVGASMGGMIAQHFASRHADKCLSLTSIFSSTGNPKLPPAKPEALKALVTRPKTTEEEALVEHGIMLARTIGSPGYPTADERLRERTRASVRRSFYPEGPTRHLSAIVADGDRRDMLETISVPTLVLHGEDDPQVPCEGGRDTAASIRGAKLKTIPGWGHDLPLELVDELADAIADHAKANAG
- a CDS encoding PilZ domain-containing protein → MVDRRREGRTLTQEFVRITIAGIGLRCAMRNLSPSGCMVECPDLTPRIGAPVELALLPEYIAQGQVAWQLGESIGIFFLEPIDAHVVRHYASDQWSPRGDWSFGGWALPRS
- a CDS encoding PilZ domain-containing protein, translated to MERRRHKRFNTNKEILVSVNDAVMRGRMLNLSDDGCMIACDSKSASRGRKVTVTLIDRVCVEGEIIWANNRRIGVTFYRKLDAVTVRYFQIDNIALGDSQPLADQFGRDMPPMRPNRDLD
- the nadB gene encoding L-aspartate oxidase; this encodes MTDTSHDVLVIGSGAAGLTAALALAETKKVLVLAKGRLDSGSTAWAQGGIAAVLDAGDTFENHIRDTMVAGAGLNDIETVEFVIERAPASIDRLCELGVPFNREAMDEGGDLHLTREGGHSHRRIVHVNDATGWAVQAALLKAAEENPNITLLPGQSCIDLVTGRNQADYSGSGRVWGAYALDEESGKVVTHLARATVLAAGGAGRVYLFSTSPRGATGDGIAMAWRAGARVSNMEMMQFHPTCLYNLEVKNFLITEAVRGEGGRLFNPVTGERYMEQYDPERMELAPRDIVARANDDQIKRYGLDYVHLDISHRSPEFVVEHFPTIHEKLLGLGIDMTKDPIPVVPAQHYTCGGVKIGLDAKTDLPGLWAAGECTESGLHGANRLASNSLLECFVFGEAAAKDILECWDQLDDPPAILPWDESRVTDSDEEVVIKQNWTEIRRFMWNYVGIVRTTKRLERAGNRIEMLRQEVEDYYGSFRVTTDLIELRNLLECAALIVRSALKRHESRGLHFIMDYPQTDPVARDTVLVP